A stretch of the Thermithiobacillus plumbiphilus genome encodes the following:
- a CDS encoding SRPBCC family protein: MKKVTGMIFGAGLGAGLMYMFDPERGDDRRAKIRDQANNAAKKTRESLDATKQDMGHRVQGLRSEVSYRLGREKLSDERLAERIRATVGRLVGHPGAVHVEVEDAHVRLKGHILDEEADRLIKRISSLRGVNGVEDQLERHDDPGNIPALQGQPAPKSPGLREELMQPEWSSRTRVIAGTVGTTAALGLFRHGIISKMLGAVGLALLTRSATNKDFKSLAKMAPIGRGVKIQKSITINVPVERVFALWSDPQRFPEFMSHVREVSQLDDQRWHWVIIGPTGTETEFNTAFTAFEPDRRLAWRSEPDSLVQHEGEVIFESMGDDSTRVEVRMTYNPVAGAAGHAVATMLGSDPKSLMDDDLARLKAVMESGQPVPDSAALVRH, encoded by the coding sequence ATGAAAAAAGTGACAGGCATGATCTTTGGCGCGGGGCTGGGCGCTGGGTTGATGTACATGTTCGATCCCGAGCGCGGTGATGATCGGCGCGCCAAGATACGCGATCAGGCAAACAATGCCGCAAAGAAAACCCGCGAGTCCCTGGATGCCACCAAGCAGGACATGGGTCACCGGGTGCAGGGGCTACGTTCGGAGGTGAGTTATCGCCTCGGCCGCGAAAAGCTGTCGGATGAACGACTGGCTGAGCGCATCCGGGCGACGGTGGGCCGGCTAGTGGGCCATCCGGGTGCCGTGCATGTCGAGGTCGAGGATGCGCATGTCAGGCTCAAGGGACACATCCTGGATGAAGAGGCTGACCGTCTGATCAAGCGAATCAGCTCGTTGCGCGGTGTCAATGGGGTGGAGGATCAGCTGGAACGGCATGACGATCCGGGCAACATCCCGGCCCTGCAGGGCCAGCCGGCTCCAAAGAGCCCTGGACTGCGCGAGGAACTCATGCAGCCGGAGTGGAGTTCGCGCACGCGCGTGATTGCCGGCACGGTCGGTACGACCGCGGCGCTGGGGCTGTTTCGCCATGGCATCATCAGCAAGATGCTAGGTGCGGTCGGGCTGGCGCTCCTGACCCGGTCCGCCACCAACAAGGACTTCAAGAGCCTGGCCAAGATGGCGCCGATCGGGCGTGGCGTGAAGATCCAGAAGAGCATCACCATCAATGTGCCGGTGGAGCGGGTGTTCGCCCTCTGGTCCGATCCGCAGCGTTTTCCGGAATTCATGAGCCATGTGCGCGAGGTCTCGCAACTCGATGATCAGCGCTGGCACTGGGTGATCATCGGGCCCACGGGTACCGAGACCGAGTTCAACACAGCCTTCACGGCCTTCGAGCCCGATCGCCGGCTGGCCTGGCGCAGCGAACCGGACAGCCTGGTGCAGCACGAGGGGGAGGTCATCTTCGAATCCATGGGTGATGACAGCACCCGGGTGGAGGTGCGCATGACCTACAATCCAGTCGCCGGCGCGGCGGGGCATGCCGTGGCCACCATGCTGGGCTCGGACCCCAAGAGCCTGATGGATGACGATCTGGCGCGCCTGAAGGCAGTCATGGAGTCCGGGCAGCCGGTGCCTGACTCAGCGGCCCTGGTACGACACTAG
- a CDS encoding TraR/DksA family transcriptional regulator has product MDKATENELRELLEHRRQDLTQTVREHLLSGDYLGGMRTNTDDGAKDVGDASVIDLTEDMTLERSVSEALELAEVQRALERMDRGEYGICVDCGDEIPVERLKVQPTATRDVVCQERFEALTESGNPPTL; this is encoded by the coding sequence ATGGACAAGGCAACCGAAAACGAGCTGCGGGAGCTGCTTGAGCATCGCCGCCAGGACCTGACCCAGACAGTGCGCGAGCACTTGCTCAGCGGCGATTATCTGGGCGGGATGCGAACGAATACTGATGATGGTGCCAAGGATGTGGGGGATGCCAGTGTCATTGATCTGACCGAGGACATGACGCTGGAGCGTAGCGTGAGCGAGGCCCTGGAATTGGCTGAGGTGCAACGCGCCCTGGAACGCATGGACCGTGGCGAATATGGTATCTGTGTCGATTGCGGCGATGAAATCCCGGTGGAGCGGCTGAAGGTGCAACCGACTGCTACCCGCGATGTAGTCTGCCAGGAGCGCTTTGAGGCGCTCACGGAAAGCGGCAATCCGCCAACCCTGTAA
- a CDS encoding type 1 glutamine amidotransferase domain-containing protein yields the protein MQLKILMVLSAVDHIPLKDGTAHPTGYWAEEVVEPYYSFAENGIQVDIATPGAVPPSADPLSLDPSQFGGDRGKVANLKDQLDMIEGLDAPLDLAHTDPNQYDTVFFPGGHGPMADLDRNGDVARILRAMQATGKPIAALCHGPAALLAARDTQGRWLFEGYRSTCFSNAEESQTELAGKLEYELETAIREAGGQPEPGPAWGERIVIDRNLYTGQNPASARALAYAVLTELKKACPSGCGACTR from the coding sequence ATGCAGCTTAAGATACTCATGGTTCTCAGCGCCGTTGATCACATCCCGCTGAAAGATGGCACGGCACACCCTACCGGCTACTGGGCCGAGGAAGTGGTCGAACCCTACTATAGCTTCGCTGAAAATGGCATTCAGGTCGATATCGCCACGCCAGGTGCCGTGCCGCCCAGCGCCGATCCCCTGAGCCTCGATCCATCCCAGTTCGGGGGGGATCGCGGCAAGGTCGCCAATCTCAAGGACCAGCTCGACATGATCGAGGGCCTGGACGCGCCGCTGGATCTGGCCCACACCGACCCGAACCAGTATGACACCGTGTTCTTCCCTGGCGGTCATGGCCCCATGGCGGATCTGGATCGCAATGGCGATGTTGCGCGGATCCTGCGTGCCATGCAGGCAACCGGCAAGCCGATCGCAGCACTCTGCCATGGGCCGGCAGCCCTGCTCGCCGCCCGCGACACGCAAGGCCGCTGGCTTTTCGAAGGCTATCGCAGCACCTGTTTCAGCAATGCCGAAGAGAGCCAGACCGAGCTCGCCGGCAAGCTGGAATACGAGCTCGAAACCGCCATCCGCGAGGCTGGCGGCCAGCCGGAGCCGGGACCGGCCTGGGGCGAGCGGATCGTCATCGACCGCAACCTTTATACCGGCCAGAATCCCGCCTCGGCCCGCGCTCTGGCCTATGCCGTGCTCACCGAACTCAAGAAGGCCTGTCCCAGCGGTTGTGGGGCCTGCACGCGCTAG
- a CDS encoding pseudouridine synthase — MPRLILLNKPFNVLCQFTDTEGRKTLADFVPVAGVYPAGRLDRDSEGLLLLTNDGRLQAALSDPRYKLPKTYWVQVEGEISDAALVQFEQGVLLDGEMTRPAQARRIPEPTLPPRDPPVRFRQHIPTSWIEIVLREGRNRQVRRMTASVDFPTLRLWRQGIGPLTGADLTPGACRDATSAEWDSLAALIAPAFSTKRRHEAGTAAARRGPSRRQPWKSSR; from the coding sequence ATGCCGCGCCTGATCCTTCTGAACAAGCCTTTCAACGTGCTTTGCCAGTTTACCGACACCGAAGGCCGGAAAACGCTGGCGGATTTCGTGCCGGTGGCGGGGGTTTATCCGGCCGGGCGGCTGGATCGCGACAGCGAGGGCCTGTTGCTGCTGACTAATGACGGGCGCCTGCAGGCAGCCCTGAGTGACCCGCGTTACAAGCTGCCCAAGACCTACTGGGTGCAGGTGGAGGGCGAGATCAGCGACGCGGCGCTGGTACAGTTTGAGCAGGGCGTGCTGCTGGATGGGGAAATGACCCGTCCGGCCCAGGCGCGGCGCATCCCGGAACCCACGCTGCCGCCCCGCGATCCGCCAGTGCGCTTTCGTCAGCACATACCGACTTCCTGGATCGAGATCGTGCTGCGCGAGGGGCGCAACCGGCAGGTGCGGCGCATGACGGCCAGCGTGGATTTTCCCACCCTGCGCCTGTGGCGCCAGGGCATCGGGCCTTTGACCGGGGCGGATCTGACGCCAGGTGCCTGTCGGGATGCGACATCGGCAGAATGGGACAGCCTGGCGGCCCTGATAGCCCCGGCTTTCTCCACGAAGCGCCGCCACGAAGCCGGAACTGCTGCGGCCCGGCGCGGCCCGAGCCGGCGGCAGCCGTGGAAATCCAGCCGCTGA
- the rpiA gene encoding ribose-5-phosphate isomerase RpiA, which yields MDINQKKKAAAEAALAYVKPGMIVGVGTGSTVNFFIEALAAARVQVDGYVASSIATEQRLRSQGLNVLDLNQTGDIPIYVDGADEIDIYFRMIKGGGAALTREKIVASAARQFVCIVDDSKEVNMLGKFPLPVEVLPFARSFVARQLVKLGGNPTLRQGVSTDNGNVILDVVGLDFTNPVELEREINNIPGVLDNGVFAKRRADVLLVGGNDGVQTHKPQQ from the coding sequence ATGGACATCAACCAGAAGAAAAAAGCCGCCGCCGAAGCCGCCCTTGCCTATGTCAAACCCGGCATGATCGTGGGCGTGGGCACGGGCTCCACCGTCAATTTCTTCATCGAGGCGCTGGCAGCGGCCCGTGTCCAGGTGGATGGCTACGTCGCATCCAGCATTGCCACCGAGCAGCGCCTACGCAGCCAGGGCCTGAACGTGCTCGACCTGAACCAGACCGGCGACATCCCCATCTATGTCGATGGCGCCGACGAGATCGACATCTACTTTCGCATGATCAAGGGCGGTGGCGCGGCCCTGACCCGCGAGAAGATCGTGGCATCGGCCGCCCGGCAGTTCGTCTGCATCGTCGATGACAGCAAGGAAGTGAACATGCTCGGCAAGTTCCCCCTGCCCGTCGAGGTACTGCCCTTTGCGCGTTCCTTCGTCGCCCGCCAACTGGTGAAACTCGGCGGCAATCCCACCCTGCGCCAGGGCGTCAGCACCGATAACGGCAATGTCATCCTCGACGTGGTCGGGCTGGACTTCACCAACCCGGTCGAACTCGAACGCGAGATCAACAACATCCCCGGCGTGCTCGACAATGGCGTCTTCGCCAAGCGTCGCGCCGATGTGCTGCTGGTCGGCGGCAATGACGGCGTCCAGACCCACAAGCCGCAGCAATAG